A window of Equus caballus isolate H_3958 breed thoroughbred chromosome 21, TB-T2T, whole genome shotgun sequence genomic DNA:
CTGTAGCCTCTGGTCTCTGGCTCTGGTGTGctttttgaaacctcaggtcaggGCACCACCACCCCTGCTGGGGTATCTGCATTTTTGATCACCAccactgggggagggagaggaggatgcTCCCCTatttccactgcctcccagaggtccagtccacccaccttcagatgcatagatgtgtggatctctcaggtaTTCTGGTGTGCAGTGCAGAGAGTCTTTTTTTGGTAAatggatgtcctactggttgtaatttagaggggagagacaaagggaacaactcactctgccatgatccTGATGTCACTgcttattgttcttttttctaagatGTGATTAAGGATGTTCATTATCAATGGCTTTCAGATTTGCCCATTTATCAGAATCAACTGAATTGCTTTTAAATGATGCAGATTTCAAGGCCCACCTCAAGCCTATTCAATCTGAATTTCTGGGCAAGGAGTCAGGGTAATGTGTATTGTAAACAATCTTCTCTGGCGATCCTGATGCAGTTGGTAAGGACATGGTGATTATGACACAGTGTCCTTCCTAAGAGGATCATGGAAGAAAGTTTTCTCTGGTCTCAGTTTCAGGATCAGTGGTTCTGCTTTTGGGAAAATAGTTTAATTTATTTCCTGGATACTGTAATTCATATAACTGattgtgtttatctttttgcATTGACTCACATGAAGCATAGACGCAAATACGTCTCCTTCTAGCAAAAgtataagaagaaaattatgGAACTTCGGGTATTAATAACATCCCTgtctttgtcttctctttcttactcTCATTTATCCCTTGCCTCAATTTCGTCACCAAATTATTGATTTATCttattactttactttttttaaccctttgacctccttcaccaatttcccccacccctcgtgctcagcctctggcaaccacaagtCTGTCTGTGTATCTATAAgcttggttttcttcttcttcttcttcttttaaagattctgTGTATGaaagagatcatacagtatttgcttttctctaacttttttcacttagcattatgccaTTGAGGCCCATTCattgttgttgtaaatggcaagatttcattcttttttatggctgcataatattctattgtatacatatacaccataatttctttttccatcatccattgatgaacacttaagtggtttccatatcttggctattgtaaatagtgttgcaatgaacatgggggtgcatatatcttttgagTTAGTGATTTTGttctctttggataaatactcagaagtggagttgctgaatcatatggtattttttaaattttttgaggaaaaattgtttttaattatatactTTGTTTTATTGCAGGTATTTTTGTACCTTGCATTAAATTCTATTTGGAACAAAGTgtgacataaataaataataagtactATCCTAAATATTTGTATAAACCTTGATAATTCTTTCTTGAGTTGGGGTGCTTTAATGtactgtttcttattttaaaagtacgGCTTAGGATGTTCTAGCAGAAATCACAAGATAAACCTGGTTGAAGGTGGTGCCATAACTGTCTTGTTTAATCACTTTTTTGCCCTTTGTGGGAGTGTGGGTAGAGTGGGCAGGATATTTAATTTGATGAATCCTATTTCCACAATAGACAgatagttttataaattttattcagTGAAATCAGCATAGTAGAAATACATCAGcaatatatgtgaaaaaaaaaacttgattcCTTAACAAAGTTAGTCCTAACGGGGCAGGAGGGGCCCATTACCGTGCTCCACTTTAACTACATCCAACTACACCTGAAGATCAAGTTGACCCGTAGAATATGttatgaaaaacagaaacaagcaacTGGTAGATCCAAGAAAATCATTTGTAGTTTTAGTTTCTATGAGATGGATCAAGATTATTTTTGATCCAAGCCTGGTATTTATGGGTTAATAGGCTGTAGACTCCAGGTTTCTTGGCAACACCACATTTACCACCTCCAGAGACCAGGGCATATAAGGCACCTTTGCAGACCAAGGGGCCACCTGAGTCAccctagaaagaagaaaaggggcaGATACCTGGTAAGAAGCTGCTGAACTTTTTCTACCACCAACTATTGATTACTCAAAGCATTATTGTCTGAGTCCTTGAAGAGTCCCTGAAACAGTCCTTTACTCAGTGTAggttctgtgtctctgtctctatccAGGACCACggttctgtctgtctgtctgtctgtctgtctctccgtCCATGTCTAGGACTATGGATATATGTATCCTTTGGTAATCAGTGACCATTGAACTTTATTTATTAAGGAACAAGTAGACATAAAATTTGAAACAAcccactgaaataaaataaattttttaaactatgaatttCATTTTGGTGCTCATGGATCTGAAATTAAGTTGCTATTGAgactgaaagaaaagagcaatGTATTCTAGTCAATGTCTTAGTGGCATGGACGCTGTCTGCTCggttattttttcctgtgtttgtaTCCTCATGTGATTGAACACAGTGCTCTGTACGTACACAacacttagcaaatatttactcagtGAACTGATTCTTGAGGACTCACTCTGACAATGAAATGTGTAACCAAAATTCTGTCGAGGAAAGTGACAGGGTGACAGAGGCCCGGGCTTTCAGAGGAAGAGATGGCTTCCAAATCTGAAGAGCAGCCTTCGCCTCCGCTGCCGCTCTCACGGCACACTACAGTACTTTGTGCTCTGGTCGGTCAGGAAAACAGAGGCGTGGGGAACGATGATCTTGGGGCATTGCAGATGCACATGATCTTTGAAATCATACCTTCTCCTCAACAATGCTTAATATAGTAATATGTGAATGTTgtattctaatttttcaaaaattattaatcCATCTTTGCTACCTATTTGTCACCTATAAACCTGaacatctattttttttactCACTCAGGAAacaaaagattttgaaaagtaTGATTGTTATTCCTTTTAGTCAGTCAGTCAACACTATTTAAGAAGCAGATACTATACATTTGAGCTTTTTGCATTTGAGTCTTATAAGACCTGTCTCTTGATTAATTTAAATGGTGGGTCTTTTTTCAGAGAAGTTATCTTCTAATCACCACTAGTGACCTCAGAGTCGGTAGGCTTTCTAAGGACAGTAACATCCCTCAGAGGAAGCCTATAAAAGTTATCTTATATATTCTATTATCttgattaacaaatatttaatgagtgcttattatgtgttAGGGAAGTTCTTATGACTCTTCACACCGGTGgatgaaaaagaatagagaatgcCATGCAGGAATGGAAAGTAAATTTTGAGAATGGTGATTTTGTGTTCCTCATGCCTCGCCTCCTCTGTGCTAGTGAGCAGATGGAGCCTTGACTGTAGCACAGCATTCTGAGAGGCCTGTTTAGTGATATGCTCTTACCGGGCAGGCATCCTTCTGGCCTTTGGTGTCTCCTGCGCAAATCATGTCTTTAGTTATAATAGGGTGGTGGTTGTGATAACTTCGGCTGTTGCAAAGTTTTCGACTTATGACACTAACAGTAACTTCCTGCAGGGTATCAGAGGGGTCTGAATCTTCTGGGTTGGTGGCTCCCCAGCCAGTAACGTGGCATTTTGTTCCAGCTCTAATATCATTTTTGAATCTTGGGTAGAGCAGCTGGATATGCTTGTCGAGTTTTGCAGCCCTGTGAAGCTGACAGATTAAAAAGAGAATAAGTTATCATGTGTCCCCCATAGTATTCTGCTATGAGCCTGAGCGATGTATGTGTGGTCCCTCTGTTCTAGGAGGGCGTCCCTTTTCTTGAATCTACTTTGGTGGTAGCTCACAGCTGCATTTGCGGTTGTTGCTTTTCTGAACATGCTCTCCATTCCCATCGATGCTTGGGAAGGGAGCTTAAGCAGAGCAGGAATTTTGCCCAGTCTCAAGCAAACTGGCCTTTGCTCTGCATTGGATGGTTTTCTGTGGAATAACATCCACAGGTCATGACTTCGAGGGCTGGGCTGTTTCCTGCTGGATAGGACCCTTGAGCATGGTCTAGACTAAGTTTGGACTAGACTAAGTGTGGTCTAGACTAAGTTGTAACTCAATTCTGTGTCCTTGAAGTCACTTGGTTGGCGCTGTTGtataaatgacatatttttcACTTGCTAACGATAAAAGCTTTTGGGAAATTCTTTCAGTGTGAATCCTTGGGTCTTTT
This region includes:
- the GZMK gene encoding granzyme K, which encodes MTNFSSFLLFFLTAGAYMTPECFSMEIIGGREVSPHSRPFMASIQYGATHICGGVLIHPQWVLTAAHCHPRFVQSQSATVVLGAHSLSKNEASKKTFRIKDFIPFPRFTSDPESNDIMLVKLHRAAKLDKHIQLLYPRFKNDIRAGTKCHVTGWGATNPEDSDPSDTLQEVTVSVISRKLCNSRSYHNHHPIITKDMICAGDTKGQKDACPGDSGGPLVCKGALYALVSGGGKCGVAKKPGVYSLLTHKYQAWIKNNLDPSHRN